In Terriglobia bacterium, the DNA window GGATTAGGCGGCATGACCGCCCTACAACAGGAGAAAAATTCTATGGCTTGTGATCACAGAACTCCGATGCCGGTGACCCGGCGCCAGGCGCTATCGATGCTCGGTGGTGGTTTTGGCCTGCTGGCGTTGTCGAACATGCTCAACACGTCCCTTGCCAGCGCCGCGTCCGGTACCGGAGGCGTGCTCAAGGAATTGCATTTCAAACCGCGCGCCAAGCGCGTGATCTTTCTGTTCATGAACGGCGGTGTGTCTCACGTCGACACGTTTGATCCCAAGCCGATGTTGGACAAGTACGACGGCAAGCCGATGCCGGGCGGAGCGATTCTCACGCAGCGCAAGACCGGCAACCTGATGAAATCCCCCTTCGCGTTCAAGAAGTATGGCCAGAGCGGATTGGAGTTGAGCGAACTCTGGCCGAACGTCGGCGCCGTGGCCGACAATATCTGCGTCGTCCGCTCCATGTGGGCGGACATTCCGAACCACGAACCTTCTATTACGCTGATGAACACCGGCGCAAATCTTCTTGGCCGTCCTTCGATGGGTGCGTGGATCACCTACGGACTCGGGACCGAAAACGAAAATCTGCCGGGCTACATCGTGCTGACTCCGACCGAACCGCTGACGATCGGCAGCCCGCTCTGGAGTTCCGCGTTCCTGCCCGCGGTCTATCAAGGCACCGTCGTCCACAACTTGTACCAGGAAGACACGAAATTCAAAGCCGAAAGAGTTATTCCAAATGTCATCAATGCCGAAGATCGCGAGACGCAAATCCGCGATATCGGGTTCCTGCGCCATTTGAACGAAATGCATTTGCAGCGGATCCGCGAGAAGGATCAGAACCTCGAAGCATCGATAAAGACGATGGAAACCGCGTTCCGCATGCAGATCGAGGCGCCCGATGTGTTCGACGTCACCAAGGAAAGCAAAGAGACGCTGGCGATGTATGGTCCGGGCAGCACGGCCCTCGGATGCCTGATGGCTGCGCGTCTCGCCGAGAAGGGTGTGCGCATGGTGCAAACCTACTACGGTAAAGGCGACCCGTGGGATGCGCACGCCGACATCCTGACCTACAAGAAGCTTGCCCGCGATTCCGATCAGGCATATGGCGCGCTGATCAAGGATTTGAAGCAACGCGGGATGCTGGA includes these proteins:
- a CDS encoding DUF1501 domain-containing protein; the encoded protein is MACDHRTPMPVTRRQALSMLGGGFGLLALSNMLNTSLASAASGTGGVLKELHFKPRAKRVIFLFMNGGVSHVDTFDPKPMLDKYDGKPMPGGAILTQRKTGNLMKSPFAFKKYGQSGLELSELWPNVGAVADNICVVRSMWADIPNHEPSITLMNTGANLLGRPSMGAWITYGLGTENENLPGYIVLTPTEPLTIGSPLWSSAFLPAVYQGTVVHNLYQEDTKFKAERVIPNVINAEDRETQIRDIGFLRHLNEMHLQRIREKDQNLEASIKTMETAFRMQIEAPDVFDVTKESKETLAMYGPGSTALGCLMAARLAEKGVRMVQTYYGKGDPWDAHADILTYKKLARDSDQAYGALIKDLKQRGMLEDTLVVCGTEFGRTPAIQISNENAGDGVVNGRDHNHLGFSVWLAGGGIKGGMAYGATDEFGFKAVENKVHVHDLHATMLYLLGIDHTKLTYHYSGRDFRLTDTAGEVIHNIIA